One window of the Paenibacillus beijingensis genome contains the following:
- a CDS encoding HAD family hydrolase: MKAIVFDFDGLIVDTESIWYDCYRETLSALNLEFPIEVFSRCIGTHDTEMRNYLKEVVGGEAQALQIVEAAARLHDDKILNVQERQGVRDYLEEAKQAGLMIGLASSSSRKWIDRFLDELGLRSYFQTIKTSEDVTNIKPDPELYLRAIESLGVEPSKAVAFEDSVNGAKAAKAAGLRCIIVPNRVTENLLFEAYDLRIRSMGDQPLAELIRQLNEAEGSPAG, from the coding sequence ATTAAGGCGATCGTTTTTGACTTCGACGGACTCATTGTCGACACTGAATCGATCTGGTACGATTGTTACCGGGAAACGCTGTCCGCCCTCAATTTGGAGTTTCCAATTGAGGTGTTCAGCCGCTGCATCGGCACGCACGATACCGAAATGCGGAACTATTTGAAGGAAGTGGTCGGAGGGGAAGCGCAGGCGCTTCAAATCGTCGAGGCGGCCGCCCGGCTGCACGATGACAAAATCCTCAATGTGCAGGAGCGCCAAGGCGTGCGGGATTATTTGGAGGAAGCGAAGCAAGCCGGGCTGATGATCGGACTGGCCTCCAGCTCGAGCCGGAAGTGGATCGACCGGTTTCTGGACGAGCTCGGGCTGCGCTCTTACTTCCAAACGATCAAAACAAGCGAAGACGTAACGAACATCAAGCCCGATCCCGAGCTGTATTTGCGCGCGATCGAATCTCTCGGCGTGGAGCCTAGCAAAGCGGTCGCGTTCGAAGATTCCGTGAACGGCGCCAAAGCGGCCAAGGCGGCCGGACTGCGCTGCATTATCGTGCCCAACCGCGTAACTGAGAACTTGCTGTTCGAAGCGTACGATCTGCGCATCCGCTCCATGGGCGACCAGCCTCTCGCCGAATTGATCCGGCAGTTGAACGAGGCCGAAGGCTCGCCCGCAGGCTGA
- a CDS encoding DinB family protein — translation MSNQNVQTNISIEVGKDLKVIAEGLLEDVFKIVRNLPPEALNWTPNQMKNSPFVLTYHLLGSAAYWIGDVVGGIPTDRIRANEFGIQGDLEELEKMLEDTKNRLTKTFDNLAETNLLPAPIDLSRGVLCWGEVPPEGRTSVWVLVHDLCHIAYTLGQLERINRLWEIHIEN, via the coding sequence ATGTCAAATCAAAATGTACAAACAAACATCAGCATTGAAGTGGGAAAAGATTTAAAAGTGATTGCAGAAGGACTATTGGAGGACGTATTTAAAATTGTAAGAAATCTTCCTCCTGAAGCGCTCAATTGGACGCCCAATCAAATGAAGAACAGTCCCTTTGTGTTGACCTACCACTTGCTTGGATCAGCCGCCTATTGGATTGGAGATGTGGTAGGGGGAATTCCAACCGACAGGATCCGGGCGAATGAATTCGGTATTCAGGGGGATCTCGAAGAACTGGAAAAAATGTTAGAAGATACGAAGAACCGTTTGACCAAAACGTTTGATAACTTGGCTGAAACCAATTTGTTGCCTGCTCCTATTGATTTAAGCCGGGGTGTCTTATGTTGGGGAGAAGTACCTCCGGAAGGACGCACTTCCGTCTGGGTGTTAGTTCATGACCTTTGCCATATTGCTTACACACTGGGGCAATTGGAGAGAATTAATCGTCTTTGGGAAATTCATATCGAAAATTGA
- the tynA gene encoding hypothetical protein (catalyzes the formation of phenylacetaldehyde from 2-phenylethylamine): MKKKVALISTIAAGLLLASAVPAMPGTSSAAGVVAPKAPYDPLNPLTEQEIHSVSYLIKHSSKYKPGMRFTEIALHEPDKKAVWNWVMSSPQDKVKKSIKLPRQAEFVISYKRQVFEGIVDLDKKQIVKWKENDTGGYAMVSFAEDPSDVVRKDPAFVNALKKRGLAGKIDKVKLVGLSVGYYGPENGDPNRRLYKYTAYLDTGDGNFFTHPIENLVVTVDIDERKVLKVEDEGVIPVPMNDHGYTKGDKASKREPAKPIVITQPKGVNYRINGHEISWQGWKFHFRLDSRRGPIVSAATFNDHGKERKVLYSGGLGGMTVPYGDPGVNWYWKTYMDSGEYGIGKLGRPMVPGADVPNNTTFVDATLNDDNGKPYTSPRVIGIFERYADSDWTHMEGPRTDSRARLELVLRFISTVGNYDYTFDYVFQQNGNIKINVGASGIEAVKGAKSTSVESHDHHYIDPDNAEIRSGTLVDKNTVAVYHQHIYNFRLDMDVDGEINTVLELDPKAAPLEGNPAKKSEMVLEEKTYRTEQDAVQKFDPDKVVLITNPDKRNKLGYLSGYQIIAHAGGTHPFAEDPLFSDDDYLMKRAGYLKNHIWVTPYAKDEIYPEGKYINQNPNDTGLAKWTEQNRDIYQKDDVVWITTGTTHIPRSEEWPMMSTEWGSLMLKPFNFMDRTPTLDLPAPTEDTTAKK, translated from the coding sequence TTGAAGAAGAAAGTTGCCCTTATCAGCACAATTGCCGCCGGTTTGCTGCTTGCAAGCGCGGTCCCGGCCATGCCGGGGACAAGCTCCGCCGCGGGCGTGGTTGCGCCGAAAGCGCCTTACGATCCGCTTAATCCGCTTACGGAACAAGAGATCCACTCGGTATCGTACTTAATCAAACATAGCTCCAAATACAAGCCGGGCATGCGTTTTACGGAAATCGCCCTGCATGAGCCTGACAAGAAAGCCGTCTGGAACTGGGTGATGAGCAGCCCGCAGGATAAGGTGAAGAAGAGCATCAAGCTGCCCCGTCAGGCGGAATTCGTCATTTCGTACAAACGGCAAGTGTTCGAAGGAATTGTCGACCTGGACAAGAAACAAATTGTGAAATGGAAGGAGAACGATACCGGCGGCTACGCCATGGTCAGCTTTGCCGAAGACCCGTCGGACGTCGTCCGGAAAGACCCGGCGTTTGTGAACGCGCTGAAGAAGCGGGGACTGGCCGGCAAGATTGACAAAGTGAAGCTGGTCGGCTTGTCCGTCGGCTATTACGGCCCGGAAAACGGCGATCCGAACCGCAGGCTCTACAAATATACGGCCTACCTCGATACCGGCGACGGCAACTTTTTCACGCATCCGATCGAGAATCTCGTCGTGACGGTCGATATCGACGAGCGAAAAGTGCTGAAAGTGGAAGACGAAGGCGTCATTCCGGTGCCGATGAACGACCACGGCTATACGAAAGGCGACAAGGCGAGCAAGCGCGAACCGGCGAAACCGATCGTCATCACCCAGCCGAAAGGAGTCAATTACCGAATTAACGGGCATGAAATCAGCTGGCAGGGCTGGAAGTTCCACTTTCGCCTCGATTCTCGGCGCGGTCCGATCGTTTCGGCGGCCACATTCAACGACCACGGCAAGGAACGCAAAGTGCTGTACAGCGGCGGCTTGGGCGGCATGACCGTTCCTTACGGCGACCCGGGAGTGAACTGGTACTGGAAAACGTACATGGATTCCGGCGAATACGGCATCGGCAAGCTCGGCCGGCCGATGGTGCCCGGAGCCGATGTGCCGAACAACACGACGTTCGTCGACGCCACGCTGAACGACGACAACGGCAAGCCGTACACGTCGCCGAGAGTGATCGGCATCTTCGAACGTTACGCCGATTCCGACTGGACCCATATGGAGGGGCCGCGTACGGACAGCCGCGCCCGCCTTGAGCTGGTACTGCGGTTTATTTCGACCGTCGGCAATTACGACTACACGTTTGATTATGTGTTCCAGCAGAACGGCAATATCAAAATCAACGTCGGCGCTTCCGGCATCGAAGCGGTCAAAGGCGCCAAATCGACAAGCGTCGAGAGCCACGACCATCACTACATCGATCCGGACAACGCCGAAATCAGAAGCGGCACCCTCGTCGACAAAAACACGGTCGCCGTTTACCACCAGCACATTTACAACTTCCGTCTCGACATGGACGTTGACGGCGAGATCAACACGGTGCTCGAGCTCGACCCGAAAGCGGCGCCGCTCGAAGGAAATCCCGCCAAGAAGAGCGAGATGGTGCTGGAGGAGAAGACGTACCGGACCGAACAGGATGCGGTGCAAAAATTCGATCCGGACAAAGTCGTGCTGATCACCAATCCCGACAAACGCAACAAGCTCGGGTACTTGTCCGGCTATCAGATCATTGCCCATGCGGGCGGCACACATCCGTTCGCTGAAGATCCGCTGTTCAGTGACGACGATTATCTGATGAAGCGTGCCGGTTATTTAAAAAATCACATTTGGGTCACGCCGTACGCGAAAGATGAAATTTATCCGGAAGGCAAGTACATCAACCAAAATCCGAACGATACCGGTCTCGCCAAATGGACGGAACAAAACCGCGATATTTATCAAAAGGACGACGTGGTCTGGATTACAACCGGCACGACGCATATCCCGCGTTCCGAGGAATGGCCGATGATGTCGACCGAGTGGGGATCGTTGATGCTCAAACCGTTCAACTTCATGGACCGTACCCCGACGCTCGATTTGCCGGCACCAACGGAAGATACGACGGCAAAAAAATAA
- a CDS encoding DUF559 domain-containing protein produces MNFEEAHDAFIQYHLQRRTGERKGRLERGHREAEKLFCCNVWWPHRSNFDGFHPEFEVVDWRGRSYFCDFAWLTPGVKLIVEIKGFGPHVRDMDRQKYCNELNRETFLTAIGFQVISFAYDDVAHRPELCITLLRMVLSRYQPQSSPVKLIQVTEREIIRLACMLARPLRPIDVETHLGINHRTAVRTLQSLCTKGLFSATSGAKGKHVVRYELQRSAIHEL; encoded by the coding sequence ATGAATTTTGAAGAAGCGCATGACGCATTTATTCAGTACCATCTGCAGAGACGAACGGGGGAACGAAAAGGTCGTCTTGAGCGGGGTCATAGGGAAGCCGAAAAGTTGTTTTGCTGCAATGTATGGTGGCCTCACCGTAGTAATTTCGACGGTTTTCATCCGGAATTCGAAGTTGTCGATTGGCGCGGCCGATCCTATTTCTGCGATTTCGCCTGGCTGACGCCTGGTGTGAAGCTGATCGTCGAAATCAAAGGCTTCGGTCCGCACGTCCGGGATATGGACAGACAAAAGTATTGCAACGAACTGAACCGGGAAACCTTTTTAACTGCAATCGGGTTTCAAGTCATTTCATTTGCATATGACGACGTCGCTCATCGTCCCGAGCTATGCATCACTCTGCTGCGCATGGTGTTAAGCCGCTATCAGCCGCAATCTTCCCCGGTCAAGCTGATTCAAGTGACGGAGCGGGAAATCATACGCCTTGCCTGTATGCTCGCTCGCCCTCTGCGCCCTATCGACGTCGAGACCCATCTAGGCATCAACCATCGCACAGCCGTCCGAACGCTGCAATCGCTCTGCACGAAGGGTCTGTTCTCTGCGACATCCGGGGCGAAAGGCAAACATGTCGTGCGGTACGAACTTCAGCGAAGCGCGATTCATGAATTATAG
- a CDS encoding sensor histidine kinase, protein MPKRFNRLIPKTLAVQILLVMLVSAIVPLGVLGWLGIQTTRSHFDAYASSQARLVERNYVEIYQSYLQEQVNAIDAEMKEVEHAVQSAVWEGKAIFSDRKRYSVPPLSFTEGQQWALLDERGNEAVSILTDDGTLSQPVLQDMALSQYLHPLFSGEIRRNPNIVAMYYIHPKGTTYYFGSPSAKGNPLNASADAPTTAYSFYRDALSILPGEEKVAWTKPYLDITPNGRMFTATAPIYDGQGQLKGVVAADVTIDAFVRHVLDVRFREPGAYAFLLDTDRKLMAVQHAGYKEIGGLDLQTFFELEQEGGYREAKVDGQADMLFGGSVPSTGWLLGYVVPKERLLYSVSRSSSELTEKTGSRLFSQLTLISVVSAAICFTLAVFLWLRISKPLKMLKGAFHEMGSGQFQIELREPRTREFDQLMQTFNRMSARIGELMDEQVRLNEDLEHKVEERTVELNRANTELRDRVGELVQMENWRKKWFTHISHDLKTPAAVAKGFIDAILDGKIPDDQTGKYLIKVTERIQTINRLVRDLNDLSLLETGQIRIQPERHDAGPFFRRLIAKWTDPISLGGRAIIVEENGQSAQILADPHYIGRAVNNIIENAVKYSPSDSTVTVSIDHEPDRVVFRVIDQGAGIPAESLPYVFDSFYRVDKSRNSSIPGSGLGLSIAREIVRLHGGDIGVELNAGHGCTFLIALPVDGSEEA, encoded by the coding sequence ATGCCGAAGCGATTTAACCGCTTGATTCCGAAGACGTTGGCCGTTCAAATTTTGCTGGTTATGCTGGTTAGCGCCATCGTGCCGCTTGGAGTGCTGGGATGGCTCGGCATCCAAACGACCCGCAGCCATTTCGACGCTTACGCTTCGTCGCAGGCCCGCTTGGTGGAACGGAATTACGTCGAGATTTATCAGTCGTATTTGCAGGAGCAGGTCAATGCCATCGACGCCGAGATGAAGGAGGTCGAGCATGCCGTACAATCCGCGGTTTGGGAAGGCAAGGCGATTTTTTCGGACCGTAAGCGGTACTCAGTGCCTCCTTTATCGTTCACGGAAGGACAACAGTGGGCTCTGCTCGACGAACGGGGGAACGAAGCCGTCAGCATCCTGACGGATGACGGGACCCTGTCGCAGCCGGTACTGCAGGACATGGCGCTCAGCCAATATTTGCATCCGCTGTTCAGCGGGGAAATCCGCCGCAATCCGAACATCGTCGCGATGTATTACATTCACCCTAAAGGAACGACTTATTACTTCGGATCTCCTTCGGCCAAAGGCAACCCTCTGAATGCGAGCGCTGACGCGCCGACAACCGCCTATTCCTTCTACCGGGACGCTCTCTCCATCCTGCCGGGCGAAGAGAAAGTGGCATGGACGAAACCCTATCTGGATATTACGCCCAACGGACGGATGTTTACCGCCACAGCGCCGATTTATGACGGTCAAGGTCAGCTAAAAGGCGTCGTGGCGGCGGATGTTACAATCGATGCGTTTGTACGGCACGTCCTCGACGTCCGATTCCGAGAGCCCGGCGCTTATGCGTTTCTGCTTGATACCGACCGCAAGCTGATGGCCGTTCAACATGCGGGGTACAAGGAGATCGGCGGCCTTGATTTGCAGACGTTTTTCGAGCTCGAACAGGAGGGGGGCTATCGGGAAGCGAAAGTGGACGGACAAGCCGATATGCTGTTCGGGGGGAGCGTCCCTTCCACCGGATGGCTGCTCGGTTATGTCGTTCCGAAAGAGCGGCTGCTTTATTCCGTATCCCGCTCTTCCTCCGAATTGACCGAAAAGACCGGCAGCCGCTTGTTTTCTCAGCTGACGCTTATTTCGGTCGTCTCCGCCGCCATTTGTTTCACGCTTGCCGTATTTTTGTGGCTGCGCATCTCCAAACCGCTCAAAATGCTGAAAGGCGCGTTTCACGAGATGGGCAGCGGCCAATTCCAGATCGAGCTTCGCGAACCGCGGACCCGCGAATTCGACCAGTTGATGCAAACGTTTAACCGGATGTCTGCCCGGATCGGAGAGCTGATGGACGAGCAGGTACGGCTTAACGAAGATCTGGAACATAAGGTTGAGGAGCGGACGGTGGAGCTGAACCGGGCAAACACGGAACTCCGGGATCGCGTGGGCGAATTGGTTCAGATGGAGAATTGGCGCAAGAAGTGGTTCACCCACATATCGCACGATTTGAAAACGCCTGCCGCTGTCGCCAAAGGGTTCATCGATGCGATCTTGGACGGCAAAATTCCGGATGATCAGACCGGCAAATATTTGATCAAGGTGACGGAGCGAATCCAAACGATCAACCGGCTCGTTCGCGATTTGAACGATCTCAGCCTGCTCGAGACGGGGCAGATCCGGATCCAGCCTGAACGTCACGATGCGGGTCCGTTCTTCCGCAGGCTGATTGCCAAATGGACGGATCCGATCAGTTTGGGCGGCCGCGCCATCATCGTTGAGGAAAACGGGCAATCGGCGCAAATCCTGGCCGATCCCCATTATATTGGCAGAGCGGTCAACAATATAATTGAAAATGCGGTCAAATATTCGCCTTCGGATTCGACCGTCACCGTAAGCATCGATCATGAGCCGGATCGCGTCGTGTTTCGCGTAATCGATCAAGGTGCGGGCATTCCGGCGGAATCGCTGCCGTACGTATTTGATTCGTTCTACAGAGTCGACAAATCGCGGAACAGCAGCATCCCGGGCAGCGGTCTTGGGCTTTCCATCGCCCGGGAAATCGTGCGGCTGCACGGAGGCGACATCGGCGTGGAGCTGAACGCCGGACACGGCTGTACGTTTTTAATTGCCCTGCCTGTCGATGGCTCGGAAGAAGCGTGA
- a CDS encoding Cof-type HAD-IIB family hydrolase, producing MTYKIAFFDIDGTLVNEEKQVPQDTIAAIAELKENGVEPVIATGRAPYFFQPLAELLGIESFVSLNGAYVVYKGDPLYHRTIPLSSLEKLVEHAARHNHSLVFEGSETFFTNVENHPHVYEAVASLRVDQPGYDPDFWRNTDIYQAFLHCEAHEEPLYEGAFDDLRLVRWHPKAMDVLVAGGSKAQGIEAMLDRLGLTPADAVAFGDGLNDKEMLTHVGLGIAMGNSHKELLPYADYVTASVDEGGIRQGLRYAKLI from the coding sequence ATGACGTATAAAATCGCATTTTTCGACATTGACGGCACGCTCGTGAACGAGGAAAAACAAGTGCCTCAAGACACGATCGCAGCGATCGCCGAGCTGAAGGAGAACGGCGTGGAGCCTGTTATCGCAACCGGCCGCGCCCCTTATTTCTTCCAGCCTTTGGCCGAGCTGCTCGGCATTGAATCGTTTGTCAGCTTGAACGGCGCTTACGTCGTGTACAAGGGAGATCCGCTTTACCACCGCACCATTCCGCTTTCCAGTCTGGAGAAGCTGGTTGAACATGCGGCGCGCCACAACCATTCGCTCGTGTTCGAAGGCAGCGAAACCTTTTTCACAAACGTGGAAAATCATCCCCATGTGTACGAAGCGGTCGCTTCGCTGCGGGTCGACCAGCCGGGTTACGATCCGGATTTTTGGCGCAATACGGACATCTACCAAGCTTTTCTCCACTGTGAGGCGCATGAAGAGCCGCTTTACGAGGGCGCGTTCGACGATCTGCGGCTCGTTCGTTGGCACCCGAAAGCGATGGACGTGCTTGTCGCCGGCGGTTCCAAAGCGCAGGGCATCGAGGCGATGCTTGACCGGCTCGGCCTGACGCCCGCGGACGCCGTCGCATTCGGGGACGGTTTGAACGACAAGGAAATGCTCACCCACGTCGGCCTCGGCATCGCGATGGGCAACTCCCACAAGGAGCTGCTGCCGTACGCCGATTATGTTACCGCATCGGTCGATGAAGGCGGCATCCGTCAAGGACTGCGTTACGCGAAGCTGATTTAG
- a CDS encoding manganese-dependent inorganic pyrophosphatase, which yields MGKVLVFGHKNPDTDTICSAIAYAELKNKLGLEAEAVRLGEVNGETQFALNKFGIEAPRLVESVAAEAKQVILVDHNERQQSASDIDQVQVIEVIDHHRIANFETSGPLYYRAEPVGCTATILNKLYKENGVPIRKEIAGLMLSAIVSDSLLFKSPTCTEQDVAAARELAEIAGVDADSYGLDMLKAGADLSDKSIAQLITLDAKEFSMGSAKVEIAQVNAVDVNDVLSRQAEVEAALSDVIATKGLDLFLFVVTDILNNDSVGLALGSAADAVEQAYNVKLENNKAVLKGVVSRKSQIVPVLTETFNKR from the coding sequence ATGGGAAAAGTTCTTGTCTTTGGACACAAAAATCCGGATACGGATACGATCTGTTCCGCTATCGCATACGCTGAATTGAAAAACAAGCTGGGTCTGGAAGCGGAAGCTGTCCGCCTCGGCGAAGTGAACGGGGAAACCCAGTTCGCCCTCAATAAATTTGGGATCGAAGCGCCGCGCCTTGTAGAGAGCGTTGCAGCTGAAGCGAAGCAGGTCATTCTCGTCGACCACAACGAACGCCAGCAAAGCGCTTCCGATATCGATCAAGTGCAAGTCATCGAGGTTATCGACCACCACCGGATCGCCAACTTCGAAACGAGCGGCCCGCTGTACTACCGCGCTGAGCCGGTCGGCTGCACCGCAACGATTTTGAACAAGCTGTACAAAGAAAACGGCGTGCCGATCCGCAAGGAAATCGCCGGTCTGATGCTGTCCGCGATCGTTTCCGACTCGCTGCTGTTCAAATCGCCGACCTGCACCGAGCAGGACGTTGCCGCTGCCCGCGAGCTGGCGGAAATCGCCGGCGTGGACGCAGACAGCTACGGATTGGACATGCTTAAAGCGGGTGCCGATCTGTCCGACAAATCCATTGCCCAGCTGATTACGCTCGATGCCAAAGAATTCTCCATGGGCAGCGCTAAAGTGGAAATCGCACAAGTGAACGCCGTAGACGTGAACGACGTGCTTTCCCGCCAAGCTGAAGTGGAAGCGGCACTCAGCGACGTTATCGCCACCAAAGGACTTGACCTGTTCCTGTTCGTCGTTACGGACATTTTGAACAACGATTCCGTCGGTCTCGCGCTCGGCTCCGCTGCAGATGCCGTCGAGCAGGCGTACAACGTCAAGCTGGAGAACAACAAAGCCGTTCTGAAAGGCGTCGTTTCGCGTAAATCGCAAATCGTCCCTGTACTGACGGAAACGTTCAACAAACGTTAA
- a CDS encoding D-cysteine desulfhydrase family protein → MNKISSLPRVQLGSWPTPLQPAGQLSRQLGCPLFIKREDMTGLGGGGNKARKLEFQLGQAIKDGATHVITTGAVQSNHAHLTAAAGRKLGLKPHLVLSGQPDHERRGNLYLDHLMDSELTFVSPPADRPPLEVMNEAMAEVAKDITNQGGIPCIIPEGGTDALGTVGYILAVKELVQQISSMDMGFKRILVVVATGTCGTHAGLIAGASVIPNNLEILGVSVSGNTEIKKAKTARIATETLKLAGYEQTIDERQVWIEDGFIGSRYADITEACRSAIHITARSEGIFLDPVYTGKAMAGLIHMGQHGQLSKYDAVVFIHTGGFPLLFNYDSAIL, encoded by the coding sequence ATGAATAAGATCTCATCTCTGCCTCGTGTCCAATTAGGATCATGGCCGACTCCCTTGCAGCCTGCCGGCCAGCTATCCCGACAATTAGGCTGTCCGTTATTTATCAAAAGGGAAGATATGACCGGCCTTGGAGGAGGGGGGAATAAAGCAAGAAAGCTTGAATTTCAATTGGGCCAGGCCATTAAAGACGGAGCAACCCACGTTATTACGACCGGAGCCGTACAATCCAATCATGCTCATCTTACCGCTGCCGCCGGTAGAAAGCTCGGGCTCAAGCCGCATTTGGTATTAAGCGGCCAACCTGACCATGAGCGCCGCGGGAATCTGTACCTGGATCATTTGATGGATTCCGAACTGACCTTCGTAAGCCCGCCCGCAGATCGCCCGCCTTTGGAGGTTATGAATGAAGCGATGGCTGAAGTTGCCAAGGACATCACAAACCAAGGCGGCATCCCCTGCATTATTCCGGAAGGCGGAACGGATGCGCTCGGCACAGTCGGTTATATCCTGGCTGTTAAGGAGTTAGTTCAGCAGATCAGCTCCATGGACATGGGTTTCAAACGCATTCTTGTTGTCGTCGCGACTGGAACTTGCGGTACTCATGCAGGATTAATCGCCGGTGCAAGTGTTATTCCGAATAACTTGGAGATTCTCGGTGTAAGTGTAAGCGGGAATACGGAGATCAAAAAAGCAAAAACGGCCAGAATTGCGACAGAAACATTGAAATTAGCCGGGTATGAGCAGACGATAGACGAGCGACAAGTCTGGATCGAAGATGGCTTTATCGGCTCCAGATACGCTGATATTACCGAGGCATGCCGCAGCGCCATTCATATCACCGCGCGATCAGAAGGAATTTTCCTGGACCCTGTTTACACCGGCAAAGCGATGGCGGGTTTGATTCACATGGGGCAGCACGGACAGTTGTCCAAGTATGATGCGGTTGTCTTTATTCACACCGGGGGATTCCCGTTATTGTTCAATTATGACTCCGCCATTCTATAA
- a CDS encoding branched-chain amino acid aminotransferase, whose protein sequence is MAYSIAIERTSAPKTKPEVSRIGFGTIFTDHMFMLDYETGKGWHSPRVVPYQPITLDPAAKVFHYGQTVFEGLKAFKTADGAISLFRPDMNFRRLNRSNDRLSIPPLDEELALAGLKTLIGVDADWIPAEEGTSLYIRPFIIATQPTLGVAPSRNYLFMIILSPVGAYYAEGINPVKIHVESDYVRAVPGGVGNAKTAGNYAAGLKAQEEAPQGYSQVLWLDGVHRKYIEEVGSMNMFFKINGKVVTPALNGSILEGITRDSMIRLLTHWGVPVEQRQISIDEIAEAHRDGTLEEAFGTGTAAVISPVGELHWQGEKLVIGGGKTGELSARLYDTLTGIQRGTEPDPFGWMVRL, encoded by the coding sequence GTGGCTTATTCGATCGCAATTGAGCGCACGAGCGCTCCCAAAACGAAGCCCGAAGTATCCCGGATCGGGTTCGGGACTATTTTTACCGACCATATGTTTATGCTGGATTACGAAACGGGAAAAGGCTGGCACAGTCCGCGCGTTGTGCCGTATCAGCCGATTACGCTCGACCCGGCGGCGAAGGTGTTTCATTACGGCCAGACGGTGTTTGAAGGGTTAAAAGCGTTCAAAACGGCGGACGGCGCCATTTCCCTTTTCCGGCCGGACATGAATTTCCGCCGTTTGAACCGCTCGAACGACCGGCTGAGCATTCCTCCCCTCGACGAGGAGCTTGCGCTTGCAGGGCTGAAGACGCTGATCGGCGTCGATGCGGACTGGATTCCGGCTGAAGAAGGGACGTCCTTGTACATCCGGCCGTTTATTATCGCCACCCAGCCGACGCTGGGCGTTGCGCCGTCCCGAAACTATCTGTTCATGATCATTCTGTCGCCGGTCGGCGCCTATTATGCGGAAGGCATCAACCCCGTCAAAATCCATGTCGAATCGGATTATGTGCGGGCGGTGCCCGGCGGCGTCGGCAATGCGAAGACGGCAGGAAACTACGCGGCGGGCTTGAAGGCGCAGGAGGAGGCGCCGCAGGGCTATTCGCAGGTGCTGTGGCTCGACGGCGTCCACCGCAAATATATCGAGGAAGTCGGCAGCATGAACATGTTTTTCAAAATAAACGGAAAAGTGGTCACGCCGGCGCTGAACGGCAGCATTTTGGAAGGCATTACGCGCGATTCGATGATCCGGCTGCTGACGCATTGGGGAGTTCCGGTGGAGCAGCGGCAAATCTCCATCGACGAAATTGCCGAAGCGCATCGCGACGGAACGCTGGAGGAAGCGTTCGGAACCGGGACGGCGGCCGTCATCTCCCCGGTTGGCGAGCTTCACTGGCAGGGTGAGAAGCTTGTCATCGGCGGCGGCAAGACCGGCGAGCTGTCCGCGCGGCTTTACGACACGCTAACCGGCATCCAGCGGGGCACCGAGCCCGATCCGTTCGGGTGGATGGTGCGGCTGTAG
- a CDS encoding response regulator transcription factor codes for MPGEKILLVDDEPDIGEIVSLYLTGEGFQFRQAADGSGALQMVRALSPDLILLDVFLPDIEGFELCRQLRAETDAPIVFLTCKDTEMDRVIGLSVGGDDYMSKPFSPLELVARIKAHLRRNRMLRRPEAEPAKTSHLASHSIRVNLLSHDVYLNGSLIELSAKEYQLLTYFMRHPKQVLTAEQLLRKIWGFDHGFDSKTLQVHIGNLRRKIEKDPSKPERIVTLRGSGYKFCEDAEAI; via the coding sequence ATGCCGGGTGAAAAGATACTGCTTGTGGATGACGAGCCGGATATCGGGGAAATCGTCAGTCTTTATTTGACCGGGGAAGGATTTCAATTTCGGCAGGCGGCCGACGGCAGCGGAGCGCTGCAGATGGTTCGGGCGCTGTCGCCCGATTTGATTTTGCTGGACGTGTTTCTTCCCGATATCGAAGGATTCGAGCTGTGTAGGCAGCTGCGCGCGGAGACGGATGCGCCGATCGTTTTTCTCACCTGCAAGGATACCGAGATGGACCGCGTCATTGGGCTGAGCGTCGGCGGCGACGATTACATGAGCAAGCCGTTCAGTCCGCTTGAGCTAGTAGCCCGCATTAAAGCGCATTTGCGGCGCAATCGGATGCTTCGCCGTCCGGAAGCGGAGCCGGCGAAGACCAGCCATCTTGCTTCCCATTCCATTCGGGTCAATCTGCTGTCCCATGACGTTTACTTGAACGGTTCGTTAATCGAGCTGTCGGCCAAAGAATATCAATTGCTGACTTATTTTATGCGGCACCCGAAGCAGGTGCTGACGGCCGAACAATTGCTGCGCAAAATATGGGGCTTCGACCATGGCTTTGATTCCAAGACACTGCAAGTCCACATCGGCAATTTGCGCCGAAAAATCGAGAAGGATCCGTCCAAGCCGGAGCGGATTGTTACGCTGCGGGGAAGCGGGTACAAGTTCTGTGAAGATGCCGAAGCGATTTAA